A genomic stretch from Bordetella sp. N includes:
- a CDS encoding choice-of-anchor tandem repeat GloVer-containing protein, translating to MQRSRLPILVPPMLLLAAAALSTSAWAADYQPTVLVRFSGSAAAPAGASPITPPLLSADGKLYGVTQTGMPALGAYGQLPQGTAYTLDPATALYSAVALGDFGRNYGNLVQRSDGLIYGRTSASMFNASSYSSTLTGVPALLRIDKGVPTPIAPRGADQVPFYTTSFLPGGSAAIDANGVIYFSGGSSSLWRMNADESVQQLVNFRLPAYLKVVPNGTRSTTYYTKGDGSVIASVWSTTDQALYGITSTTSGVAGDPDLVPSGDKPAGTLFRIRAADIKTDGASTVEVLHTFASVRDGQPFTGDTNQTGLLEDGDWLYGTSFYHGLGTTGQMIDGGSVWRMRKSDPSTFQTVHHFRSDAATDGTADGDGSSPFGPLVKAADGNIYGTTARDGRVMNTKTAAAAKAAIGAGALFRIKVGSAADRADDVVEVLYRFDPARDGARPVGLTAGPIKNNVQKLYGATRYGGGDGNTYDGSDTIPGYGTVYSVDVSVPAATVSSLTASASSVTTGDRVTLSWTSTNASVCRASGAWTGSKAVTGSEEVTPLAGNNVYTLQCETAQGEQSATRSVTVKATTAVSSNTGSSYNTGDLKDEGGGGGGPMSELLLAVLLALSVFHRWRA from the coding sequence GTGCAACGTTCCCGTCTTCCCATCCTCGTCCCGCCCATGCTATTGCTGGCGGCAGCAGCCCTGAGCACATCCGCCTGGGCCGCGGATTATCAACCCACCGTGCTGGTCCGCTTCAGCGGTAGCGCGGCCGCGCCCGCGGGTGCATCGCCCATCACGCCGCCGCTGCTGAGTGCCGATGGCAAGCTGTACGGCGTCACCCAGACCGGCATGCCGGCCCTTGGCGCCTACGGCCAGTTGCCGCAGGGTACGGCGTACACCCTCGATCCCGCCACGGCGCTGTACAGCGCCGTGGCGCTGGGCGACTTCGGCCGCAACTACGGCAACCTCGTGCAACGCTCGGACGGCCTGATCTACGGCCGTACATCGGCGTCCATGTTCAATGCGTCGTCGTATTCGTCGACGCTCACCGGCGTGCCCGCGTTGCTGCGTATCGACAAGGGCGTGCCCACACCCATCGCGCCACGCGGGGCGGATCAGGTGCCGTTCTATACGACCAGCTTCCTGCCTGGCGGCAGCGCGGCGATCGATGCCAACGGAGTCATCTACTTCTCCGGCGGGTCTTCCAGCCTGTGGCGGATGAACGCAGACGAAAGCGTGCAGCAACTCGTCAACTTCCGGCTGCCGGCCTATCTCAAGGTGGTCCCGAACGGCACGCGTAGCACCACGTACTACACGAAGGGGGATGGCAGCGTGATTGCGTCGGTGTGGAGCACGACGGACCAGGCGCTGTACGGCATCACGTCGACCACCAGCGGCGTCGCCGGCGATCCCGACCTGGTGCCCTCCGGCGACAAGCCCGCGGGCACGCTGTTCCGCATCCGCGCGGCCGACATCAAGACGGACGGCGCCAGTACGGTGGAAGTACTGCACACCTTTGCGTCGGTACGCGATGGGCAACCCTTCACTGGCGACACGAACCAGACCGGATTGCTGGAGGATGGTGACTGGCTGTACGGCACCAGCTTCTATCACGGGCTGGGCACGACGGGTCAGATGATCGATGGCGGCAGCGTGTGGCGGATGCGCAAATCGGATCCATCCACCTTCCAGACGGTTCATCATTTCCGTTCGGATGCCGCGACCGATGGCACGGCTGACGGCGATGGCTCGTCGCCCTTCGGGCCCTTGGTGAAGGCGGCGGATGGAAACATCTACGGCACCACGGCGCGTGATGGCCGGGTCATGAACACGAAGACCGCGGCGGCCGCCAAGGCCGCCATCGGCGCGGGCGCCTTGTTCCGGATAAAGGTGGGCAGCGCGGCGGATCGCGCTGATGATGTGGTGGAAGTGCTGTACCGCTTCGATCCTGCTCGCGATGGGGCGCGACCGGTTGGCTTGACCGCCGGGCCCATCAAGAACAACGTGCAGAAGCTGTATGGGGCGACGCGCTATGGCGGTGGGGATGGCAATACGTATGACGGCAGCGACACGATTCCGGGGTATGGCACCGTGTACAGCGTCGACGTGAGCGTCCCGGCCGCGACCGTCAGCAGCCTGACGGCTTCCGCGTCGTCGGTGACGACGGGCGACCGCGTGACGCTCAGCTGGACCAGCACCAATGCCAGCGTGTGCCGCGCCAGCGGCGCGTGGACGGGCAGCAAGGCCGTTACCGGCAGCGAGGAGGTGACGCCCTTGGCGGGCAATAACGTCTACACGCTGCAATGCGAGACTGCCCAGGGCGAACAGAGCGCAACCCGGTCCGTCACCGTCAAAGCCACCACCGCGGTTTCGTCGAACACTGGCAGCAGCTACAACACCGGCGACCTCAAGGACGAAGGCGGCGGTGGCGGCGGCCCCATGAGCGAACTCCTGCTCGCCGTCCTCCTGGCCCTGTCCGTCTTCCACCGATGGAGAGCATGA
- a CDS encoding Fur family transcriptional regulator, which translates to MNAIENVPSAQARDRLQSVRLRATAPRLQVMKALLSRPRDWFSAETLYRELFTQASAVSLGTLYRSMNDLAGRGLLLRLVDENGKRFFRMREDDHALHRIVCSETGRLLALTDDISPAHLACVLRGKGLMLAEARLTVQVTCVAEVEDTQSTFEDPDRIADDLPDADLAHRMRERALLNRPNTSPNNGRKNQKGLAQSLS; encoded by the coding sequence ATGAACGCTATTGAGAACGTGCCATCCGCCCAGGCCCGTGACCGCCTGCAATCGGTACGGTTGCGCGCCACCGCCCCTCGCCTGCAGGTCATGAAAGCCCTGCTCAGCCGCCCCCGCGACTGGTTTTCCGCGGAAACCCTGTACCGCGAGCTATTCACCCAGGCCTCCGCCGTCAGTCTTGGCACCCTGTACCGCAGCATGAACGACCTGGCCGGCCGCGGCCTGCTGCTGCGTCTGGTCGACGAAAACGGCAAGCGTTTCTTCCGCATGCGGGAAGACGACCATGCCCTGCACCGCATCGTCTGCAGCGAAACCGGCCGCCTGCTGGCCCTGACCGACGACATCTCGCCCGCCCACCTGGCCTGTGTGCTTCGCGGCAAAGGCCTGATGCTGGCCGAAGCCAGGCTGACCGTCCAGGTCACCTGCGTAGCGGAAGTCGAGGACACCCAATCCACCTTCGAAGACCCCGACCGCATCGCCGACGACCTGCCGGATGCCGACCTGGCCCACCGCATGCGCGAACGCGCCCTGCTGAACCGCCCCAACACCAGCCCGAACAACGGCCGCAAAAACCAAAAAGGGTTGGCTCAAAGTTTGAGCTAA
- a CDS encoding LD-carboxypeptidase, whose product MPAYRAGSTVAIVAPASAAADAADDAAMWLQARNIPVRVMPAARTRMPAPFDYLAGTDAARVQDLHDAFAAPDVGAVWCLQGGFGSWRLLDALDYDLLRRNAKPFIGYSDITALHLAIQRHAGFVTFHGPMLGQDFLAGREPPTEAAVWRMISGGTQPGDPVAPPPAPMLTPLLPGRASGRLVGGNLSLVAALIGTPHEIDTRDAILFIEDVNEAPPRIDRMLSQLREAGKFKGLRGVLAGDFTRSGATDTDELEQLAIATLLQVYFQDLNIPVITGWPSGHGDPNLTLPLGAHVTLDPLRGLIQEQAVVI is encoded by the coding sequence GTGCCGGCTTACCGCGCCGGAAGCACGGTCGCCATCGTGGCGCCGGCATCGGCCGCCGCGGACGCGGCCGATGATGCCGCGATGTGGCTCCAAGCCCGCAATATACCGGTGCGGGTGATGCCGGCGGCGCGCACGCGCATGCCCGCTCCCTTCGACTACCTGGCCGGCACGGACGCCGCGCGGGTCCAGGACCTGCACGATGCCTTCGCCGCGCCTGACGTGGGCGCGGTCTGGTGCCTGCAAGGCGGCTTCGGGTCATGGCGCCTGCTGGACGCGCTGGACTATGACCTGCTGCGCCGCAACGCCAAACCCTTCATCGGCTACAGCGATATCACGGCGCTGCATCTGGCCATTCAGCGCCATGCGGGCTTCGTGACATTTCATGGGCCCATGCTGGGTCAGGATTTCCTTGCCGGGCGCGAACCGCCGACCGAAGCGGCGGTGTGGCGCATGATAAGCGGCGGCACCCAGCCGGGCGATCCGGTGGCGCCCCCACCTGCGCCTATGCTGACCCCACTCCTGCCCGGCCGGGCGTCAGGTCGGCTGGTGGGAGGCAACCTGTCGCTGGTGGCGGCGTTGATCGGTACGCCGCATGAAATCGACACGCGCGACGCCATCTTGTTTATCGAAGACGTAAACGAAGCGCCGCCCCGCATCGACCGCATGCTGTCGCAGCTTCGGGAAGCGGGCAAGTTCAAGGGTCTGCGCGGCGTACTGGCCGGCGATTTCACCCGATCTGGCGCCACCGACACGGACGAGCTGGAGCAGTTGGCCATTGCGACCTTGCTGCAGGTTTACTTCCAGGACCTGAACATTCCGGTAATCACGGGCTGGCCCAGCGGCCATGGCGATCCCAATCTGACATTACCGCTAGGCGCGCATGTCACGCTGGACCCGCTGCGAGGGTTGATACAAGAGCAGGCGGTGGTGATCTAG
- a CDS encoding OmpA family protein gives MRARTKVWALAVAGALMLAVAQPGRAADDIPGSKDHPMLSRFAGAQINAYSVQDYDEALMPNQKIDRDDKVQALSLEGKVTRIGYRIGGGKSPLEVYRNYQAALKDGGFETIFACKNDEQCGEDFQRYVINSDKVRRAGQGDAAFGGTYYGLLAKKAAPAGDVYVFLDIMEDDSNHITPVYQQVVETKAMQQGQVKVLDATAMQKALDESGKVAIYGVYFDTDKAEIKSDSKESLDQMGKLLKDNPSLKVYVVGHTDNEGALAHNRTLSQQRADAVVKALVSQYGVDAKRLEAYGVASLAPVASNDSDQGRAKNRRVELVKE, from the coding sequence ATGCGGGCAAGGACGAAGGTGTGGGCGCTGGCCGTGGCCGGTGCGCTGATGCTGGCGGTGGCGCAGCCTGGGCGGGCGGCGGATGACATTCCGGGTTCCAAGGATCACCCCATGCTGTCGCGCTTTGCGGGGGCTCAGATCAATGCGTATAGCGTGCAGGACTACGACGAAGCGCTGATGCCCAATCAGAAGATCGACAGGGATGACAAAGTGCAGGCCTTGTCGCTGGAGGGCAAGGTGACGCGCATCGGCTACCGTATCGGCGGCGGCAAGTCGCCGCTGGAGGTGTATCGCAATTACCAGGCGGCCTTGAAGGACGGCGGTTTCGAGACGATCTTCGCGTGCAAGAACGATGAGCAATGCGGCGAGGATTTCCAGCGCTATGTGATCAACAGCGACAAGGTGCGCCGGGCCGGGCAGGGCGATGCCGCATTCGGCGGCACGTATTACGGCTTGCTGGCCAAGAAGGCCGCGCCTGCCGGGGATGTCTACGTGTTCCTGGACATCATGGAGGACGACTCCAATCACATCACCCCCGTGTATCAGCAGGTGGTGGAGACCAAGGCCATGCAGCAGGGGCAGGTGAAGGTGCTCGATGCCACGGCCATGCAGAAGGCATTGGATGAGTCTGGCAAGGTCGCGATCTATGGCGTGTATTTCGACACGGACAAGGCCGAGATCAAGAGCGATTCCAAGGAGTCGCTGGACCAGATGGGCAAGCTGCTCAAGGACAACCCGTCGTTGAAGGTCTATGTGGTCGGCCATACCGACAATGAAGGCGCGCTGGCGCACAACCGGACCCTGTCGCAGCAGCGGGCGGACGCGGTGGTCAAGGCGCTGGTCAGCCAGTATGGGGTCGATGCGAAGCGCCTGGAGGCTTACGGCGTGGCGTCGCTGGCTCCGGTGGCCAGCAACGATAGCGACCAGGGCCGGGCGAAGAACCGGCGGGTGGAGTTGGTGAAGGAGTGA
- a CDS encoding phosphodiesterase has product MYSALTSAQALPAANPAPSTIFVQLSDPHIREPGRLAYGRLETAPYLRAAVAAVNALPQAPEAVVLTGDLTDFGRAEEYAHLAALIAPLTSPVYLLPGNHDTREGLRAAFPGHAYLAGEGTIHYAVDIGGLRLLALDTSVPGHSHGELDDAQLEWLDQELVRCVGRPAVIAMHHPPFATMIGHMDKIGLLAGARELESIVARHPHVERIICGHVHRPVERRFGGTIVSICPSPAHQVCLDLQPEAESAWVLEPPAFRVHAMDPDGRLVSHLKPIGQFDGPHPFHDNGKLID; this is encoded by the coding sequence ATGTATTCCGCGCTGACGTCCGCGCAAGCGCTACCGGCGGCCAATCCAGCGCCCTCGACGATATTCGTGCAGTTGTCCGATCCGCATATACGCGAGCCGGGCCGGCTGGCCTACGGGCGCCTGGAGACCGCGCCTTATCTGCGTGCGGCGGTGGCGGCGGTCAACGCGCTGCCGCAGGCGCCCGAGGCAGTGGTGCTGACCGGGGATCTGACCGATTTCGGCCGTGCCGAGGAGTATGCGCATCTGGCGGCGTTGATCGCGCCCTTGACCTCGCCGGTTTATCTGCTGCCCGGCAATCACGACACGCGCGAGGGACTGCGGGCGGCCTTTCCCGGCCATGCGTACCTGGCCGGGGAGGGGACCATCCACTACGCGGTCGACATCGGCGGGCTGCGGCTGCTTGCGCTGGATACGAGCGTGCCGGGGCACAGCCATGGCGAGCTGGATGACGCGCAGCTGGAGTGGCTGGATCAGGAGCTGGTGCGCTGCGTCGGCCGTCCTGCCGTCATTGCCATGCATCATCCTCCCTTCGCGACCATGATCGGACACATGGACAAGATCGGCCTGCTGGCCGGCGCGCGTGAACTGGAAAGCATCGTGGCGCGGCATCCGCATGTGGAGCGGATCATCTGCGGCCATGTGCATCGGCCTGTCGAGCGGCGCTTCGGTGGAACCATCGTCAGCATCTGCCCGTCGCCGGCGCATCAGGTCTGCCTGGACCTGCAACCCGAGGCCGAGTCGGCATGGGTGCTGGAGCCACCGGCGTTTCGGGTACATGCCATGGATCCGGATGGTCGGCTGGTCAGCCACCTCAAGCCCATAGGCCAGTTTGATGGTCCACATCCGTTTCACGATAATGGCAAGCTCATCGACTAG
- a CDS encoding MFS transporter: protein MSFDGFDSPEVKRFQRKVTLLSAGGTFLDGFDLTIIAVALPMLIKQWNLGGGTQSLLVSSAIIGSFIGAAWLGRLTDRFGRKAMYVVDLMAFVVFAIATAASQDVWQLIAFRFLLGVGIGADYPISATLVAEFSSRHHRGRHGTFLAAMWFVGAFAAYLVGLACLPLGDNAWRVMFLVGAVFALVVFFFRITLPESPRWLMSRGRVDEAQAIMRQVTGTDVVMTGGQGKTVALGELFAPRLKRRTIFVFCFWFCYATAYYGIAMYTPTLISPFAQGSHAWTLVGSGIVAMLGLIGSLVGMQLVDRWGRRPLLITSFSGLTAALVVLALNAHPGFVFLVVLFSCAVLFANAGGGILNFVYPTELFPTDIRAGATGLATAVSRVGSILGVLVFPNFIAWWGNAAALWFFALIGLLGLTVTVLLAPETRGTKLEDIEAGKV from the coding sequence ATGAGTTTCGATGGTTTCGACAGTCCCGAAGTAAAACGTTTTCAGCGCAAGGTAACGCTGCTTTCAGCGGGGGGCACCTTTCTTGATGGTTTCGACCTGACCATCATCGCGGTGGCGCTGCCCATGCTGATCAAGCAATGGAACCTGGGCGGCGGCACGCAGAGCCTGCTGGTGTCGTCCGCCATCATCGGGTCCTTTATCGGCGCGGCGTGGCTGGGCCGGCTGACCGACCGCTTCGGGCGCAAGGCGATGTATGTGGTCGACCTGATGGCGTTCGTGGTCTTCGCGATCGCGACGGCGGCCTCGCAGGACGTCTGGCAGCTGATCGCTTTTCGCTTCCTGTTGGGGGTGGGCATCGGTGCCGATTATCCGATTTCAGCGACCCTGGTGGCGGAGTTCAGCTCCCGTCATCACCGCGGTCGCCATGGCACGTTCCTGGCCGCCATGTGGTTCGTGGGCGCGTTCGCCGCTTATCTGGTGGGGCTCGCGTGCCTGCCGCTTGGTGACAATGCGTGGCGGGTAATGTTCCTTGTGGGCGCCGTATTTGCGCTCGTTGTTTTCTTCTTCCGCATTACCTTGCCCGAGTCGCCGCGCTGGCTGATGTCGCGCGGCCGCGTCGACGAGGCGCAGGCCATCATGCGGCAGGTCACCGGGACCGACGTGGTGATGACAGGCGGGCAGGGCAAGACCGTGGCGCTGGGCGAGCTGTTCGCGCCTCGGCTGAAGCGCCGCACCATATTCGTGTTCTGCTTCTGGTTCTGCTACGCGACGGCCTATTACGGTATCGCCATGTATACGCCGACCCTGATCTCGCCCTTCGCGCAGGGCTCGCATGCGTGGACGCTGGTAGGCTCGGGCATCGTGGCCATGCTGGGGCTGATAGGTTCGCTGGTCGGCATGCAGCTGGTGGATCGTTGGGGACGGCGGCCTTTGCTGATCACCTCGTTCAGCGGCTTGACCGCTGCCCTGGTTGTGCTGGCGCTGAACGCGCATCCGGGATTTGTGTTTCTGGTCGTGCTGTTCAGCTGCGCCGTGCTGTTCGCTAATGCTGGCGGCGGGATCCTGAATTTTGTCTACCCGACGGAGTTGTTCCCGACCGACATACGCGCCGGCGCCACTGGCCTGGCCACCGCGGTCAGCCGGGTCGGTTCCATCCTTGGCGTGCTGGTATTTCCCAATTTCATTGCATGGTGGGGCAATGCGGCGGCCTTGTGGTTCTTCGCGCTGATCGGTCTGCTTGGTCTGACGGTGACGGTGCTGCTGGCGCCGGAGACGCGGGGAACGAAACTCGAAGATATTGAAGCAGGGAAGGTTTGA
- a CDS encoding OmpA family protein translates to MATTQSRASWIDIAARNKAAVERQQRERTKSVRRNRYERWHVPETLDREPDNWLMTYLDLITLLLALFVVMLALTRLGPGMAVKPPEVATGVSLAKLPARPVEDWEKNLPVIPAAWATQPDPVPATTAPTDPLEPAKAEPVKMPTAEELGLKDLGKAVNVTINRQSVSFRISNELLFTSGQATLSPEGVPLIKKLADVINHSKYPLSVEGHSDNIPILTRQFASNWDLSTSRATSVLRELVRDGVDPMRLRAIGYADTKPLEANDTAAGRAANRRVELIMRIDPKAPAEQ, encoded by the coding sequence ATGGCTACTACCCAATCCCGCGCGTCCTGGATCGACATCGCCGCCCGCAACAAGGCGGCGGTCGAGCGCCAGCAACGCGAGCGGACCAAGTCCGTACGGCGCAACCGCTATGAGCGCTGGCATGTACCGGAGACGCTGGACCGCGAGCCGGACAACTGGCTGATGACGTATCTGGATCTCATCACGCTGTTGCTGGCCTTGTTCGTCGTCATGCTGGCATTGACGCGCCTGGGGCCAGGCATGGCCGTCAAGCCGCCCGAGGTGGCGACGGGTGTCAGTCTGGCGAAGCTGCCGGCGCGTCCCGTCGAGGATTGGGAAAAGAACCTGCCGGTGATTCCGGCCGCGTGGGCGACGCAACCCGATCCCGTGCCGGCGACGACGGCGCCGACCGATCCGCTGGAGCCGGCCAAGGCCGAACCAGTAAAGATGCCGACCGCGGAAGAGCTGGGTTTGAAGGACCTGGGCAAGGCGGTCAACGTGACCATCAATCGCCAGTCGGTCAGCTTCCGTATCAGCAATGAGTTGTTGTTCACGTCTGGCCAGGCGACCCTGAGCCCCGAAGGCGTGCCCTTGATCAAGAAGCTGGCCGATGTCATCAACCACAGCAAGTATCCGCTGTCGGTGGAAGGGCATAGCGACAATATTCCCATCCTGACCCGCCAGTTCGCGTCGAACTGGGACCTGTCGACCAGCCGCGCCACGTCGGTGTTGCGTGAACTGGTGCGGGACGGTGTGGACCCGATGCGCCTGCGCGCCATCGGCTATGCGGACACCAAGCCGCTGGAAGCCAACGATACGGCGGCCGGCCGGGCGGCGAATCGGCGGGTGGAGCTGATCATGCGTATCGATCCGAAGGCGCCGGCGGAACAGTAG
- a CDS encoding motility protein A: MNSSTLIGIGVALAMLAAAIFGSAPSALAFVNLPGLGIVLGGTIAALFIGYPIAEIRRIPQLLRTVFRNERFDSQRDIDELVTLAHSWAGSDVHNVERELQKVTNPFLRTGVQLIIDNTPEEQIVELLQWRIARMRAREQAEAQMFRTMASFAPAFGMLATLIGLVNLMTVLGSQGMDIIGKQMGIALIATFYGILIANLICKPIAIKLERRTEQRLILMNMVLQGISMMCERRGPAMVRETLNSFMEHVEDEIREQPAGRAEKRARGAASTASTSRTAPSVPTSSARPSVPAGGAGTGAGAARGNPDARAQAAATFEAALRNRASSRS; encoded by the coding sequence ATGAATTCCTCGACCCTGATCGGTATCGGCGTTGCCCTGGCGATGCTGGCTGCCGCGATCTTCGGCTCGGCGCCCAGCGCCCTGGCCTTCGTCAACCTGCCCGGCCTGGGCATCGTGCTGGGCGGCACCATCGCCGCCTTGTTCATCGGTTATCCGATTGCCGAGATCCGCCGCATTCCGCAACTGCTGCGCACGGTCTTCCGCAACGAGCGCTTCGACTCGCAGCGCGACATCGACGAGCTGGTGACCCTGGCGCACAGCTGGGCCGGCTCGGACGTGCACAACGTCGAGCGCGAATTGCAGAAGGTCACCAATCCCTTTCTGCGGACCGGCGTGCAGTTGATCATCGACAACACCCCGGAAGAGCAGATCGTCGAACTGCTGCAATGGCGCATTGCCCGCATGCGCGCGCGTGAACAGGCCGAAGCGCAGATGTTCCGCACCATGGCCAGCTTCGCGCCGGCCTTTGGCATGCTGGCCACCTTGATCGGGCTGGTCAATCTGATGACCGTGCTCGGTTCGCAGGGCATGGACATCATCGGCAAGCAGATGGGGATCGCGCTGATCGCCACGTTCTACGGCATCCTGATCGCCAACCTGATCTGCAAGCCCATCGCCATCAAGCTGGAGCGCCGCACTGAGCAGCGTTTGATCCTGATGAATATGGTGCTGCAAGGCATCTCCATGATGTGCGAGCGCCGGGGGCCGGCTATGGTGCGCGAGACCTTGAATTCCTTCATGGAGCACGTCGAGGACGAGATTCGCGAACAGCCCGCCGGCCGCGCCGAGAAGCGCGCCCGCGGCGCCGCGAGCACCGCCAGCACCAGCCGTACGGCGCCTTCCGTGCCGACGAGCTCCGCCCGGCCGTCCGTGCCGGCTGGTGGCGCGGGCACGGGTGCCGGCGCCGCGCGCGGCAATCCGGATGCGCGGGCCCAAGCCGCGGCCACGTTCGAAGCGGCGCTGCGTAATCGCGCCTCGTCGCGGTCCTGA
- the pstB gene encoding phosphate ABC transporter ATP-binding protein PstB: MEKNATLASKIEVKNLNFYYGKFHAIRNVNMSIREKKVTAFIGPSGCGKSTLLRTFNRMFELYPGQRAEGEILIDGENLLTTKTDISLIRAKVGMVFQKPTPFPMSIYDNIAFGVRLFEKLSKGEMDERVEWALSKAALWNEVKDKIHQSGSSLSGGQQQRLCIARGVAIKPEVLLLDEPCSALDPISTAKVEELIAELKNEYTVVIVTHNMQQAARCSDYTAYMYLGELMEFGETDQIFVKPKRKETEDYITGRFG, encoded by the coding sequence ATGGAAAAGAACGCTACCCTGGCCTCGAAGATCGAGGTTAAGAACCTGAACTTCTACTACGGCAAGTTCCACGCGATTCGCAACGTGAACATGTCGATCCGCGAGAAGAAGGTCACCGCCTTCATCGGCCCGTCGGGCTGCGGCAAGTCGACGCTGCTGCGGACCTTCAACCGCATGTTCGAACTGTATCCGGGCCAACGCGCCGAGGGCGAAATCCTCATCGACGGCGAAAACCTGCTGACCACCAAGACGGATATCTCGCTGATCCGCGCCAAGGTGGGCATGGTGTTCCAGAAGCCGACGCCGTTCCCCATGAGCATCTACGACAACATCGCTTTCGGCGTGCGTCTGTTCGAGAAGCTCAGCAAGGGCGAGATGGACGAGCGCGTGGAGTGGGCGCTGAGCAAGGCGGCGCTGTGGAACGAGGTCAAGGACAAGATCCACCAGAGCGGCAGCAGCCTGTCGGGCGGTCAGCAACAACGCCTGTGCATCGCGCGCGGCGTGGCGATCAAGCCGGAAGTCCTGCTGCTGGACGAGCCCTGCTCGGCCCTGGATCCGATCTCCACCGCCAAGGTGGAAGAGCTGATCGCCGAGCTGAAGAACGAGTACACCGTGGTCATCGTGACGCACAACATGCAGCAGGCGGCGCGTTGCTCGGACTACACGGCTTATATGTACCTGGGCGAATTGATGGAATTCGGCGAAACCGACCAGATCTTCGTCAAGCCCAAGCGCAAGGAAACGGAAGACTACATCACCGGCCGCTTCGGCTGA
- the pstA gene encoding phosphate ABC transporter permease PstA, which yields MATSVLNMQNSIYRRRNVVNKVMLTASMAALAFGLFWLFWIIVTLLAKGGGALSYTLFTEITPPPGASGGLINAILGSLMMVGMGTLIGTPIGILAGTYLAEYGQRGWLAPATRFLNDVLLSAPSIIIGLFIYAVYVAQVGHYSGWAGSVALAILVIPVVVRTTDNMLLLVPNGLREATAALGCPKWRMIVMICYRAARSGIMTGVLLAIARISGETAPLLFTALSNQFMSWNMNAPMSNLPVVIYQYAASPFKEWNNLAWAGATLITLVVLAINIIARNMFRKH from the coding sequence ATGGCCACGTCCGTACTCAATATGCAGAACTCGATTTACCGTCGCCGCAATGTGGTGAACAAGGTCATGTTGACCGCGTCCATGGCAGCGCTGGCGTTCGGTTTGTTCTGGCTGTTCTGGATCATCGTCACCTTGCTCGCCAAGGGCGGCGGTGCTCTGTCCTATACCTTGTTCACCGAAATCACGCCGCCTCCTGGCGCGTCCGGCGGCCTGATCAACGCCATCCTGGGCAGCTTGATGATGGTGGGCATGGGCACCTTGATCGGCACGCCGATCGGCATCCTGGCCGGCACCTACCTGGCCGAATACGGCCAGCGCGGCTGGCTGGCGCCGGCGACGCGCTTCCTCAACGACGTGCTGCTGTCGGCGCCGTCCATCATCATCGGCCTGTTCATCTATGCCGTGTATGTGGCGCAGGTGGGTCACTACTCCGGCTGGGCGGGTTCGGTCGCCCTGGCCATTCTGGTGATCCCGGTGGTGGTGCGCACCACCGACAACATGTTGCTGCTGGTGCCCAACGGCCTGCGCGAGGCGACCGCCGCCCTGGGCTGCCCCAAGTGGCGCATGATCGTCATGATCTGCTACCGCGCCGCGCGCTCGGGCATCATGACCGGCGTCCTGCTGGCCATCGCCCGGATCTCCGGTGAAACCGCGCCGCTGCTGTTTACCGCGCTGTCCAACCAGTTCATGTCCTGGAACATGAACGCGCCGATGTCGAATCTGCCGGTGGTGATCTACCAATACGCCGCCAGCCCGTTCAAGGAATGGAACAACCTGGCCTGGGCCGGGGCGACGCTGATCACGTTGGTGGTGCTGGCCATCAACATCATCGCTCGCAATATGTTCCGCAAGCACTGA